A stretch of the Alnus glutinosa chromosome 6, dhAlnGlut1.1, whole genome shotgun sequence genome encodes the following:
- the LOC133870076 gene encoding glucan endo-1,3-beta-glucosidase 12-like, translated as MAKTHLLLHPILLLLLLLNPLPKVYGVGINYGTLGNNLPSPKKVAQLLQSTLIDKVKIYDSNPEILQAFSNTGIDLIVAVENYHVANISSDVPAADAWLASRIVPFIPATSVVAICIGNEYLTTDDDKLEANALVQAMQNMHAALVSRGLDRKIKVTTPHSMAILASSFPPSASTFALNLMPTMTAIVGFLADTGAPFMVNAYPYFAYRDNPGTVSLEYALLGNATPGVHDPKGYAYSNMLDAQIDAIRSAINALGFGNRRIEITVSESGWPSKGESGDTAATPQNAKTYNTRLIERAQSYKGTPMKPKDKVEIFVFALFNENKKEGRASERNFGIFNGDGSKVYEVDLSCQFCSNGGTVGFSEKVSGGFRGPSVWCVAKPHADEKVLQAVLDFCCGPGGVDCREVYESGDCFQPDKLLAHASYAMNAYYQMHGRNYWNCDFKGTGLVTFGDPSYGRCRYPQQ; from the exons ATGGCGAAAACCCACCTCCTTCTCCACCcaatcctcctcctcctccttctacTCAACCCATTGCCAAAAGTTTATGGTGTTGGCATAAACTATGGCACCCTCGGCAACAACCTTCCGTCACCCAAGAAAGTAGCTCAGCTCCTCCAATCCACTCTGATCGACAAGGTCAAGATCTACGACTCCAACCCAGAGATCCTCCAAGCCTTTTCCAACACTGGGATCGACCTCATCGTCGCCGTCGAGAACTACCACGTAGCCAACATTAGCTCCGACGTGCCCGCAGCCGACGCCTGGCTCGCCTCCCGCATCGTCCCCTTCATTCCAGCCACTTCCGTCGTGGCCATTTGCATAGGGAACGAGTACTTAACCACAGACGATGACAAGCTCGAGGCTAACGCGTTGGTCCAAGCCATGCAGAACATGCACGCAGCGCTAGTATCACGAGGGCTCGACCGTAAGATCAAGGTCACGACGCCACATAGCATGGCTATTCTTGCTTCTTCGTTTCCTCCCTCGGCTTCAACTTTTGCCTTGAACCTTATGCCGACGATGACAGCCATTGTCGGCTTCCTAGCTGACACCGGCGCACCCTTTATGGTCAATGCCTACCCATATTTTGCGTACCGGGACAACCCCGGCACAGTCAGTTTGGAGTATGCATTGCTAGGAAATGCCACCCCCGGCGTCCATGACCCAAAAGGGTACGCGTATAGCAACATGTTGGATGCACAGATTGATGCTATCAG GTCTGCCATCAATGCTTTGGGGTTTGGAAACCGAAGAATCGAGATAACAGTATCGGAGTCGGGGTGGCCGTCGAAAGGTGAGTCCGGCGATACAGCGGCTACTCCACAAAATGCAAAGACTTACAACACTAGGTTGATTGAACGTGCACAGTCGTATAAAGGGACGCCCATGAAGCCTAAAGATAAGGTTGAGATATTTGTGTTTGCTCTGttcaatgaaaacaaaaaagaagggaGAGCGAGCGAGAGAAATTTTGGGATTTTCAATGGGGATGGGTCTAAGGTATATGAAGTGGATTTGAGCTGCCAGTTTTGCAGCAATGGAGGGACAGTAGGGTTTAGTGAGAAAGTCTCCGGTGGATTTAGGGGTCCGTCGGTCTGGTGCGTGGCCAAGCCGCATGCCGATGAGAAGGTGCTTCAAGCTGTGTTGGATTTCTGCTGTGGACCTGGTGGGGTGGACTGTAGGGAGGTTTATGAGAGTGGGGATTGTTTCCAGCCTGACAAGCTTCTTGCACATGCATCATATGCCATGAATGCTTATTATCAGATGCATGGGAGGAACTATTGGAACTGTGACTTCAAGGGCACTGGCCTTGTCACCTTCGGTGATCCAA GTTATGGAAGATGTCGGTATCCTCAACAGTGA
- the LOC133871150 gene encoding serine/threonine-protein kinase/endoribonuclease IRE1b-like: MRRALIFVLLLAVIYSSITACLSSSAITSPSLKGFNLFNSLLPATPKREIAIVADLDGKVYLVDTGSRKILWSFSSGRPIYSSYQESLSHDNDKSNASESDNEFYIDCGEDWALYAHSKSFGKVKLKVSPEEYIRNAPYVSEDGGVTLGSKKTTVFLVDTKSGKVVNTYKLDDSPSTSRVQGAEENPVLLNEDAEEFVESDALNLETVEQPLYIKRIDYVLQHYSPDNGKVLWNVAFAEFDAAFWYPKIESSFGGIYHKSSNDLGQQYAGDDNSQLLYQSGPIVIRNRDHRLTESLSVFDRLINGHSGGRPLPLPAPSHNFSSGAADQLLLAPPNNEGRQMLSLPAPKNETSGILVVQDGDASEMKVASIFTKIMAKFHIRSLISFLLALLSIMGFVFYRHRAFAEKLKLNRHEDELKLQAGAPKRKRSRRLGSNKKSANKQEMPKDNAHENNDGKTKGDPNVEGSEWKPLVTFTDLVDTHVDGRRIGKLLVSYKEIAKGSNGTIVLEGVYDGRPAAVKRLVRAHHDVALKEIQNLIASDHHLNIVRWYGVEYDQDFVYLSLERCICSLNDLICICSEFFQSQITKDQDSNFSNEYTVRLQSIKEINKDVELWKKNGHPTPQLLKLMRDVVYGLAHLHELGIIHRDLKPQNVLITKERSLCAKLSDMGISKRLSGDMSSLTQHATGCGSSGWRAPEQFLHGRQTRAVDMFSLGCVLFFCVTGGKHPYGDTIERDVNIVNNRKDLFLVENIPEAVDLFSHLLDPNPDMRPKAMDAWHHPLFWDSGTRLSFLRDVSDRVELEDRENESELLNALESIAAVALNGKWDEKMETAFINDIGRYRRYKFDSIRDLLRVIRNKLNHYRELPQEIQEILGPIPEGFDGYFSSRFPRLLIEVYNIIYRFCKEEEVFRKYINSNLI; this comes from the exons ATGAGACGCGCTCTGATCTTTGTTCTGCTCTTGGCGGTGATATATTCTTCAATTACTGCCTGTCTCTCCAGCTCGGCTATCACCAGCCCTTCCCTCAAGGGTTTCAACCTCTTCAACTCTCTCTTGCCTGCCACGCC TAAACGGGAGATAGCAATAGTGGCTGATTTGGATGGAAAAGTGTATTTAGTGGACACTGGTTCAAGGAAAATTCTGTGGTCGTTCTCGTCGGGCCGGCCAATTTACTCTTCATATCAGGAATCCCTTAGCCATGACAATGATAAAAGTAATGCCTCTGAATCAGATAATGAATTCTATATTGATTGCGGTGAGGATTGGGCGCTTTATGCTCATAGCAAGAGCTTTGGGAAAGTG AAACTTAAAGTGAGTCCTGAAGAATATATCAGAAATGCTCCTTATGTATCAGAGGATGGAGGAGTCACATTAGGATCAAAGAAAACGACTGTGTTTCTTGTTGACACCAAGTCGGGTAAAGTAGTTAATACTTATAAGTTGGATGACTCTCCTTCTACATCACGTGTTCAAGGTGCTGAAGAAAACCCTGTTTTATTGAATGAAGATGCTGAGGAATTCGTAGAGTCTGATGCTTTGAACTTGGAAACAGTTGAGCAGCCGCTTTATATTAAGAGGATAGATTATGTGCTGCAGCATTATTCCCCAGACAATGGCAAAGTTTTGTGGAATGTGGCATTTGCTGAATTTGATGCTGCTTTTTGGTATCCAAAAATTGAGAGTTCTTTTGGTGGAATTTATCATAAATCAAGCAATGACCTTGGCCAACAGTACGCGGGTGATGACAACTCGCAATTGCTTTATCAGTCAGGGCCTATTGTCATCCGAAATCGTGATCATAGGTTGACAGAATCTCTTTCTGTATTTGATAGACTAATAAATGGTCATTCTGGAGGGAGGCCGCTCCCTCTGCCTGCTCCTAGTCACAATTTTTCCTCAGGGGCTGCTGACCAATTACTGCTGGCTCCTCCCAACAATGAAGGCAGACAAATGCTCAGTTTGCCCGCTCCCAAGAATGAGACCTCTGGTATCTTGGTTGTGCAAGATGGAGATGCCAGTGAAATGAAAGTTGCAAGCATATTTACTAAAATCATGGCAAAGTTTCATATAAGGTCTCTTATCTCTTTTCTTCTGGCTCTTCTGTCCATTATGGGCTTTGTTTTCTACCGCCATAGAGCATTTGCAGAGAAGCTTAAGCTGAATAGGCATGAAGATGAACTCAAATTACAAGCTGGGGCTCCCAAAAGGAAGAGATCTCGGAGATTAGGAAGCAATAAGAAAAGTGCCAATAAACAGGAAATGCCGAAAGATAATGCACATGAGAATAATGATGGAAAGACTAAAGGGGATCCAAACGTTGAGGGAAGTGAATGGAAACCACTGGTAACATTTACTGATCTTGTAGATACTCATGTAGATGGACGTAGGATTGGTAAGTTACTCGTTTCTTACAAAGAAATTGCTAAGGGAAGCAACGGTACAATTGTACTTGAGGGAGTTTATGATGGTCGTCCAGCAGCTGTTAAACGTCTTGTGCGGGCCCATCATGATGTGGCTTTGAAAGAGATTCAGAATCTTATTGCTTCTGACCATCATCTGAATATTGTTCGCTGGTATGGGGTGGAGTATGACCAAGATTTTGTTTATCTCTCTTTGGAACGTTGTATTTGTAGCTTAAATGACTTGATCTGCATATGCTCTGAATTTTTTCAAAGTCAAATAACTAAGGATCAGGATTCTAACTTCTCGAACGAGTATACTGTTCGATTACAGTCAATTAAGGAAATTAACAAGGATGTTGAATTGTGGAAGAAGAATGGACACCCTACTCCCCAGTTGCTAAAATTGATGAG AGATGTGGTTTATGGGCTTGCCCATTTGCATGAGCTTGGAATTATACATCGGGACCTAAAGCCTCAAAATGTTTTAATAACAAAGGAGAGATCGTTGTGCGCAAAGCTTTCAGATATGGGTATTAGCAAACGCCTAAGTGGAGACATGTCTTCTTTAACCCAGCATGCTACCG GTTGTGGGAGTTCAGGTTGGCGAGCACCTGAACAATTTCTCCATGGCCGCCAAACACGCGCTGTGGACATGTTCAGTTTAGGCTGTGTTCTCTTTTTCTGTGTCACTGGGGGTAAACACCCTTATGGTGACACTATTGAACGTGATGTTAACATTGTGAACAACCGCAAAGACCTATTCTTAGTAGAGAATATACCAGAAGCTGTAGATCTTTTCTCTCATCTCTTGGATCCCAACCCGGATATGAG GCCAAAGGCTATGGACGCGTGGCATCATCCCTTGTTCTGGGATTCTGGGACAAGACTATCATTTCTTCGAGATGTTAGTGATCGGGTTGAATTGGAAGACAGGGAAAATGAATCTGAGCTCTTAAATGCATTAGAAAGCATTGCGGCAGTGGCATTGAATGGGAAATGGGATGAAAAGATGGAAACTGCATTTATCAATGACATTGGCCGCTACAGGCGATATAAGTTTGACAGCATCCGTGACTTACTGCGGGTCataagaaacaaattaaaccaTTACAGGGAGCTGCCTCAAGAAATTCAGGAAATATTGGGGCCAATTCCTGAGGGATTTGATGGATATTTTTCAAGTCGATTTCCAAGACTCTTAATTGAggtttataatataatatataggtTCTGTAAAGAGGAGGAAGTTTTTCGTAAATATATAAACAGCAATCTAATTTAA
- the LOC133871912 gene encoding glyceraldehyde-3-phosphate dehydrogenase B, chloroplastic, with the protein MASHAALASSRIPTTTRLPSKTSNSFPTQCSAKRLEVAEFSGLRASSCVSYSKNAREASFFDVVAAQLTPKTTGLAPVRGETVAKLKVAINGFGRIGRNFLRCWHGRKDSPLDVIVVNDSGGVKNASHLLKYDSMLGTFKADVKILNNETITVDGKPIKVVSSRDPLKLPWAELGIDIVIEGTGVFVDGPGAGKHIQAGAKKVIITAPAKGADIPTYVLGVNEKDYSHEVANIVSNASCTTNCLAPFVKVIDEEFGIVKGTMTTTHSYTGDQRLLDASHRDLRRARAAALNIVPTSTGAAKAVSLVLPQLKGKLNGIALRVPTPNVSVVDLVVNVAKKGISAEDVNGAFRKAAEGPLKGILAVCDAPLVSVDFRCTDVSSTIDSSLTMVMGDDMLKVVAWYDNEWGYSQRVVDLAHLVASKWPGVPAAGSGDPLEDFCQTNPADEECKVYEA; encoded by the exons ATGGCCAGCCACGCAGCTCTTGCTTCTTCAAGAATACCAACCACCACAAGGCTTCCTTCAAAGACTTCCAATTCTTTCCCCACCCAATGCTCTGCCAAG AGGCTGGAAGTGGCTGAGTTTTCTGGGCTTAGAGCCAGTTCGTGTGTGAGCTACTCCAAGAATGCTAGAGAGGCATCCTTCTTTGATGTTGTGGCTGCCCAACTTACTCCCAAG ACAACAGGATTAGCCCCAGTCAGGGGAGAAACGGTTGCGAAACTGAAGGTGGCAATCAATGGATTTGGACGCATTGGCAGGAACTTCCTCCGATGCTGGCACGGCCGCAAAGACTCGCCCCTAGATGTCATCGTTGTCAACGACAGTGGCGGTGTCAAGAAT GCTTCACACCTGCTAAAATACGATTCTATGCTGGGAACTTTCAAAGCAGATGTGAAAATCCTAAACAACGAAACCATCACCGTTGATGGTAAGCCCATCAAGGTTGTTTCTAGCAGGGACCCTCTCAAGCTCCCTTGGGCTGAGCTTGGCATCGACATTGTTATTGAG GGTACAGGAGTGTTTGTAGACGGCCCTGGCGCTGGGAAACACATCCAAGCTGGTGCCAAGAAAGTCATCATCACTGCTCCAGCAAAAGGTGCAGACATTCCAACCTATGTTCTTGGTGTAAATGAAAAGGATTACTCCCACGAGGTTGCTAATATTGTAAG CAATGCTTCTTGCACCACAAACTGTCTGGCTCCTTTTGTGAAAGTCATCGACGAAGAATTCG GCATCGTCAAGGGAACCATGACAACTACTCATTCATACACAGGAGACCAG AGGCTCTTGGATGCTTCACACAGGGATTTGAGGCGAGCCAGGGCTGCAGCACTGAACATAGTCCCAACAAGCACTGGTGCAGCCAAGGCCGTGTCTTTGGTGCTACCCCAGCTGAAGGGCAAGCTCAACGGCATTGCACTCCGTGTGCCTACACCTAACGTGTCAGTTGTTGACCTTGTTGTTAACGTTGCGAAGAAGGGCATTTCAGCCGAAGATGTCAATGGAGCCTTCAGAAAAGCAGCTGAGGGGCCACTGAAGGGCATTTTGGCTGTGTGTGATGCCCCTCTTGTTTCAGTGGACTTTCGGTGCACTGATGTTTCTTCCACCATTGACTCTTCATTAACCATGGTCATGGGTGATGACATGCTCAAGGTGGTTGCCTGGTATGACAATGAATGGGGATACAG CCAAAGGGTTGTTGATTTGGCTCATTTGGTAGCAAGCAAGTGGCCAGGTGTACCTGCAGCAGGAAGTGGAGACCCATTAGAGGACTTCTGCCAGACAAACCCAGCTGATGAGGAATGCAAAGTTTATGAAGCGTAG
- the LOC133870453 gene encoding glutamate receptor 3.3: protein MNLIWFILLLFLHFGLFPNGFSKNVSSRPAVVNIGAVFTLNSTIGRVAKIAIDEAVKDVNSNSSILHGTKLIVKMTDSNCSGFLGMVEALQFMETDVVAIIGPQSSVVAHIISHVVNELQVPLLSFAATDPTLASLQFPFFVRTTHSDLYQMTAVAEVVDYYGWKEVIAIFIDDDYGRNGVSALDDKLAERRCRISYKEGISPGSGVNRGDIMDILVKVALMESRIIVLHVNPDSGFMFFSVAHYLGMMGNGYVWIATDWLSSVLDSSSPLPSETMDSMEGVLVLRQHTPDSDRKRAFLSRWKKITGGSLGLHSYGLYAYDSVWLVAHAIDAFFNQGGVISFSNDSRLHSVGGGNLHLEAMSIFNDGMLLLQNILQSNLVGLAGPIKFNSDRSLILPAYDIINVVGTGYRRIGYWSNYSGLSVVPPEMLYARPPNDSSANQKLTDVIWPGDTSLKPRGWVFPNNGKVLIIGVPNRASFREFVSQVRGTDMFKGFCIDVFTAAVNLLPYAVPYRFVPFGDGHENPSYTGLVNGIISGKFDAAVGDIAIITNRTRIVDFTQPYASSGLLVVAPFKKMNSGAWAFLRPFSKFMWIVTACFFLLIGIVVWILEHRINDEFRGPPRKQFITIVWFSLSTLFFAHKENTVSTLGRMVLLIWLFVVLIINSSYTASLTSILTVQQLSSHIKGIDSLKNSDERIGYQVGSFAEHYLEELGISKSRLVALGSPEAYASALQLGPKKGGVAAIVDERPYVELFLSSQCKFRVVGQEFTKSGWGFAFPRDSPLAVDMSTAILQLSENGDLQRIRDKWLIRSTCGLENTEIESDKLQLKSFWGLFLICGIACFVALFIYFLQIMLQLCRTAPSESVSPGSHSSISGRVRRLISLMDEKEDHSNSGSKRRKVERSLSDNDKELGSNPSRQTN from the exons ATGAATCTTATTTGGTTTATTTTGTTACTGTTTCTCCACTTCGGGTTGTTCCCAAATGGGTTTAGCAAGAATGTTTCTTCAAGACCTGCGGTTGTGAATATTGGAGCTGTTTTTACGTTAAACTCTACCATTGGAAGAGTTGCCAAGATTGCCATTGATGAAGCTGTGAAAGATGTCAACTCCAATTCCAGCATTCTCCATGGAACAAAACTTATTGTAAAAATGACAGACTCCAATTGCAGTGGGTTTTTGGGCATGGTTGAAG CTTTGCAATTTATGGAGACTGATGTAGTCGCTATCATAGGCCCACAATCTTCTGTAGTTGCCCATATTATATCCCATGTTGTAAATGAACTCCAAGTTCCTCTATTATCATTTGCGGCTACAGACCCCACTCTTGCTTCCCTTCAGTTCCCgttttttgttagaacaactCATAGTGATTTGTACCAAATGACGGCAGTGGCTGAGGTTGTTGATTATTATGGTTGGAAGGAGGTAATTGCAATTTTCATTGATGATGACTATGGACGGAATGGTGTGTCAGCATTAGATGATAAACTGGCGGAGAGGCGCTGTAGGATCTCCTACAAGGAGGGAATTAGCCCTGGGTCTGGAGTTAATCGGGGTGACATTATGGATATTCTGGTTAAGGTTGCATTAATGGAATCTCGGATTATTGTTCTGCATGTAAATCCTGATTCTGGATTCATGTTTTTCTCTGTGGCACACTATCTTGGAATGATGGGCAATGGTTATGTATGGATAGCTACAGATTGGCTCTCGTCTGTTTTAGATTCTTCTTCTCCTCTCCCGTCAGAGACCATGGATTCCATGGAAGGAGTTCTTGTTTTGCGCCAACATACACCAGATTCAGATAGAAAAAGAGCGTTTTTGTCTAGGTGGAAAAAGATTACTGGTGGTTCTCTGGGGTTGCATTCGTATGGGCTTTATGCTTATGATTCTGTTTGGCTGGTTGCTCATGCTATTGATGCATTTTTTAACCAGGGAGGAgtaatttcattttctaatGATTCTAGGTTGCATTCTGTAGGAGGAGGTAATCTCCACCTTGAAGCAATGAGCATTTTTAATGATGGAATGCTCCTGTTGCAGAACATCTTGCAGAGTAACCTTGTTGGCTTGGCAGGTCCTATAAAATTTAACTCAGATAGGTCTCTTATTCTCCCTGCATATGATATTATTAACGTGGTTGGAACTGGTTATCGACGGATTGGTTACTGGTCAAACTATTCTGGTTTATCAGTTGTGCCTCCTGAGATGCTCTATGCGAGGCCACCTAATGATTCAAGTGCAAACCAGAAACTGACCGATGTTATCTGGCCAGGAGATACATCACTGAAGCCCCGTGGATGGGTTTTTCCAAACAATGGGAAGGTATTGATAATTGGTGTACCTAATCGAGCTAGTTTCCGGGAATTTGTATCACAAGTGCGAGGGACTGATATGTTCAAGGGTTTCTGCATAGATGTATTTACAGCAGCTGTAAACTTGTTACCTTATGCTGTTCCATACCGATTTGTTCCCTTTGGAGATGGTCATGAAAACCCAAGCTACACAGGGCTTGTAAATGGGATCATATCGGGT AAGTTTGATGCCGCTGTCGGTGACAttgcaattattacaaatagGACAAGAATTGTAGATTTTACCCAGCCATATGCTTCATCTGGACTTCTTGTTGTGGCCccatttaagaaaatgaattcTGGTGCTTGGGCTTTCCTGCGGCCATTTAGTAAATTTATGTGGATTGTCactgcttgtttctttcttcttattggAATAGTCGTATGGATTCTGGAGCATAGAATAAATGATGAATTCAGGGGCCCTCCTAGGAAACAATTTATAACCATTGTATG GTTTAGCCTCTCAACTCTGTTTTTCGCCCATA AAGAGAATACTGTGAGCACCCTCGGTCGTATGGTGCTACTCATATGGCTCTTTGTTGTTTTGATAATCAACTCAAGCTACACTGCGAGTCTGACATCAATCCTCACAGTGCAACAGCTGTCCTCCCATATCAAAGGGATTGACAGCTTAAAGAATAGCGATGAGCGAATTGGGTACCAAGTGGGTTCTTTTGCTGAACACTATTTAGAGGAACTTGGCATATCCAAATCTAGGCTTGTTGCCCTTGGATCACCTGAAGCATATGCTTCAGCGCTCCAGCTTGGTCCTAAAAAAGGCGGTGTTGCTGCAATTGTTGACGAACGCCCGTATGTAGAACTTTTCCTATCAAGTCAGTGCAAATTCAGGGTTGTAGGTCAAGAGTTCACCAAAAGCGGCTGGGGTTTT GCATTTCCACGAGACTCCCCATTAGCAGTTGACATGTCAACTGCGATTCTACAACTGTCTGAGAATGGTGATCTCCAGCGGATCCGTGATAAGTGGCTGATACGAAGCACTTGCGGTTTAGAGAATACTGAAATTGAGTCAGATAAGCTTCAGCTTAAAAGCTTCTGGGGCCTCTTCCTTATTTGTGGGATAGCTTGCTTCGTTGCACTCTTCATATATTTCTTGCAGATTATGCTGCAGTTATGCCGTACTGCCCCTTCTGAATCTGTTTCACCTGGTTCACATAGCTCAATTTCTGGGCGCGTTCGGAGATTGATATCATTAATGGACGAGAAGGAAGACCACTCAAATAGTGGAAGTAAAAGAAGGAAAGTGGAAAGATCATTATCCGACAATGATAAGGAGTTGGGGAGTAATCCCAGtagacaaacaaattaa